The following proteins come from a genomic window of Zonotrichia leucophrys gambelii isolate GWCS_2022_RI chromosome 4, RI_Zleu_2.0, whole genome shotgun sequence:
- the FAM184B gene encoding protein FAM184B isoform X1 — protein sequence MASGINNIHLPGTCNESKAARSSSAEECNREMHVKMCKKIAQLTKVIYALNTKNDEHEDSIQALREAHEEEIQNILAETRETILQCKSKAEEEQLLRKHIQALEIAVAHHKRLKEEALAELILCKKQAEEKESRTEEKQAQTAADTTAGFENKLPHLNQEFDGLLNDCKAFRGENLDKRVNLDEKCSMKRHTAMNEIENLKSENQKTTEEYIQKTRKLQAPCEMEKETLKITMQQSMIETNCQQGETEQKKSSGSEEGFLLQQVKKLEADLEEKSQKINEKKKHSQKLKERIQELQTQLDEFKRKSECELKQLEKEKEVLTGKLQNSSLEVAQLKQILEQQANNFKESLKKHNLQSNKEKEKLLQDLQNTIKENQNVKLQLEASHQKVLKMLEKSKNQELKEAEERLKKEFNETFKIQHQSHRLEIQTLEEKAKKELHDELEQIQKQQALLLGSLRMELSEQQTSCTNLKKQIEELQMELRSVRTLKKQQEGSSQSQIRSLHDELEKCQSEISELKRENLLLKDTMELLSAELETQKQEAAQLQDRDKQHRRLLVEDLNIKHKKELDILKGDHRKEIETIVSDFSSTQAHLQAKIFSLETALKELEEKSKKWESRPEDTHLINCLQDKLSEREEIIKQLVEGRKCQHSLAANTESYRNRSFSFNPNTACLTPSMKQKKKVEVPSRVVSVPNLASYAKSFLSCDLRSKRSAPQITKSTSLDRSSGCLRVGSPSTQSSDSTAATRTHGNEYEQTNNEQTKDDQKQDPQHQEWLTKYFSF from the exons GTGATATATGCCCTGAACACTAAGAATGATGAACATGAGGACAGTATACAGGCTTTGAGAGAGGCTCATGAAgaagaaattcagaatattcttgCTGAGACAAGAGAAACAATTCTCCAGTGtaaaagcaaagctgaagaAGAACAGTTACTGAGAAAGCATATTCAGGCCCTTGAAATTGCAGTAGCACACCACAAGAGATTGAAGGAAGAAGCCTTAGCAGAGTTAATATTGTGTAAAAAACAAGCAGAAGAGAAGGAGTCAAgaacagaagagaaacaagcacagacagcagcagacaCCACTGCAGGCTTTGAAAACAAACTTCCACATTTAAATCAGGAGTTTGATGGACTGCTAAATGACTGTAAAGCATTTAGAGGAGAAAATCTAGATAAAAGAGTAAATTTAGATGAAAAATGTAGTATGAAAAGGCACACTGCAATGAATGAGATTGAAAACCTGAAGAGCGAGAACCAGAAAACAACTGAAGAATATattcagaaaacaagaaaactgcAAGCCCCTTGTGAgatggaaaaagagactttgaaAATAACCATGCAGCAATCTATGATAGAAACAAACTGTCAACAAGGAGAAACagagcaaaagaagagctcagGGAGTGAGGAAGGTtttttgctgcagcaggtaAAGAAGTTGGAAGCAGACCTAGAGGAGAAAAGCCAGAAGATAAATGAGAAGAAGAAGCATTCCCAGAAGCTGAAGGAGCGAATACAG gagctCCAGACACAGCTAgatgaatttaaaagaaaatctgagtGTGAACTAAAGCAActagagaaagagaaagaagttcTTACTGGGAAACTTCAAAACTCTTCACTGGAG GTGGCTCAGCTGAAGCAAATATTAGAACAACAAGCAAATAATTTCAAGGAGTCACTGAAGAAACATAATCTACAGtccaacaaagaaaaagagaagctttTGCAGGATCTTCAAAACACcattaaagaaaaccaaaatgttaAATTGCAGTTGGAGGCATCACATCAAAAAGTCTTAAAAATGTTGGAGAAAAGCAAGAATCAGGAACTCAAG GAGGCAGAAGAACGtttgaaaaaggaatttaatgAGACTTTCAAGATCCAACATCAGTCTCATAGGCTGGAAATACAAACCTTggaagagaaagcaaagaaagaattacATGATGAACTTGAGCAGatacaaaagcagcaagccctCTTGCTAG GATCTCTAAGGATGGAACTCTCTGAGCAGCAGACATCATGCACAAACCTAAAGAAGCAAATAGAAGAACTACAAATGGAGCTGAGGAGTGTGAGGACACTGAAGAAGCAACAG GAAGGAAGTAGCCAAAGCCAGATCAGATCTCTTCATGATGAACTGGAAAAATGTCAGAGTGAAATTTCTGAACTCAAGAGAGAGAATTTACTTTTGAAGGACACAatggagctgctcagtgctgagtTGGAGACACAGAAGCAAGAAGCTGCACAGCTTCAGGATAGAGATAAACAGCATAGAAG GCTACTGGTAGAAGACCTCAATATCAAGCATAAAAAAGAACTGGACATACTGAAAGGAGATCACCGGAAGGAAATTGAAACCATAGTGTCTGATTTCAGCAGCACTCAGGCACATCTCCAAGCAAAGATTTTCTCCTTAGAAACTGC ACTTAAAGAATTAGAAGAAAAGTCAAAAAAGTGGGAGTCCAGGCCTGAAGATACACACCTTATAAACTGTCTGCAAGACAAATTAAGTGAGAGAGAAGAGATTATCAAGCAGCTGGTG gaaggaagaaaatgtcaGCATTCACTTGCAGCCAACACTGAATCTTACAGGAATCGGTCATTTTCTTTCAACCCCAATACAGCATGCCTGACTCCCTCCATGAAG cagaagaaaaaggttGAGGTGCCCAGTCGTGTTGTCAGTGTTCCGAATTTAGCTTCCTACGCAAAGAGCTTTTTGAGCTGTGACTTGAGATCAAAAAGAAGTGCTCCTCAAATAACAAAATCTACAAGCTTAGACCGGAGTTCTGGCTGCCTCAGGGTGGGCTCTCCATCTACACAGTCCTcagacagcactgctgccacaaG GACACATGGCAATGAATATGAACAAACGAACAATGAACAAACCAAAGATGACCAAAAACAAGACCCTCAACATCAAGAATGGCTTActaagtatttttcattttaa
- the FAM184B gene encoding protein FAM184B isoform X2: MASGINNIHLPGTCNESKAARSSSAEECNREMHVKMCKKIAQLTKVIYALNTKNDEHEDSIQALREAHEEEIQNILAETRETILQCKSKAEEEQLLRKHIQALEIAVAHHKRLKEEALAELILCKKQAEEKESRTEEKQAQTAADTTAGFENKLPHLNQEFDGLLNDCKAFRGENLDKRVNLDEKCSMKRHTAMNEIENLKSENQKTTEEYIQKTRKLQAPCEMEKETLKITMQQSMIETNCQQGETEQKKSSGSEEGFLLQQVKKLEADLEEKSQKINEKKKHSQKLKERIQELQTQLDEFKRKSECELKQLEKEKEVLTGKLQNSSLEVAQLKQILEQQANNFKESLKKHNLQSNKEKEKLLQDLQNTIKENQNVKLQLEASHQKVLKMLEKSKNQELKEAEERLKKEFNETFKIQHQSHRLEIQTLEEKAKKELHDELEQIQKQQALLLGSLRMELSEQQTSCTNLKKQIEELQMELRSVRTLKKQQEGSSQSQIRSLHDELEKCQSEISELKRENLLLKDTMELLSAELETQKQEAAQLQDRDKQHRRLKELEEKSKKWESRPEDTHLINCLQDKLSEREEIIKQLVEGRKCQHSLAANTESYRNRSFSFNPNTACLTPSMKQKKKVEVPSRVVSVPNLASYAKSFLSCDLRSKRSAPQITKSTSLDRSSGCLRVGSPSTQSSDSTAATRTHGNEYEQTNNEQTKDDQKQDPQHQEWLTKYFSF, encoded by the exons GTGATATATGCCCTGAACACTAAGAATGATGAACATGAGGACAGTATACAGGCTTTGAGAGAGGCTCATGAAgaagaaattcagaatattcttgCTGAGACAAGAGAAACAATTCTCCAGTGtaaaagcaaagctgaagaAGAACAGTTACTGAGAAAGCATATTCAGGCCCTTGAAATTGCAGTAGCACACCACAAGAGATTGAAGGAAGAAGCCTTAGCAGAGTTAATATTGTGTAAAAAACAAGCAGAAGAGAAGGAGTCAAgaacagaagagaaacaagcacagacagcagcagacaCCACTGCAGGCTTTGAAAACAAACTTCCACATTTAAATCAGGAGTTTGATGGACTGCTAAATGACTGTAAAGCATTTAGAGGAGAAAATCTAGATAAAAGAGTAAATTTAGATGAAAAATGTAGTATGAAAAGGCACACTGCAATGAATGAGATTGAAAACCTGAAGAGCGAGAACCAGAAAACAACTGAAGAATATattcagaaaacaagaaaactgcAAGCCCCTTGTGAgatggaaaaagagactttgaaAATAACCATGCAGCAATCTATGATAGAAACAAACTGTCAACAAGGAGAAACagagcaaaagaagagctcagGGAGTGAGGAAGGTtttttgctgcagcaggtaAAGAAGTTGGAAGCAGACCTAGAGGAGAAAAGCCAGAAGATAAATGAGAAGAAGAAGCATTCCCAGAAGCTGAAGGAGCGAATACAG gagctCCAGACACAGCTAgatgaatttaaaagaaaatctgagtGTGAACTAAAGCAActagagaaagagaaagaagttcTTACTGGGAAACTTCAAAACTCTTCACTGGAG GTGGCTCAGCTGAAGCAAATATTAGAACAACAAGCAAATAATTTCAAGGAGTCACTGAAGAAACATAATCTACAGtccaacaaagaaaaagagaagctttTGCAGGATCTTCAAAACACcattaaagaaaaccaaaatgttaAATTGCAGTTGGAGGCATCACATCAAAAAGTCTTAAAAATGTTGGAGAAAAGCAAGAATCAGGAACTCAAG GAGGCAGAAGAACGtttgaaaaaggaatttaatgAGACTTTCAAGATCCAACATCAGTCTCATAGGCTGGAAATACAAACCTTggaagagaaagcaaagaaagaattacATGATGAACTTGAGCAGatacaaaagcagcaagccctCTTGCTAG GATCTCTAAGGATGGAACTCTCTGAGCAGCAGACATCATGCACAAACCTAAAGAAGCAAATAGAAGAACTACAAATGGAGCTGAGGAGTGTGAGGACACTGAAGAAGCAACAG GAAGGAAGTAGCCAAAGCCAGATCAGATCTCTTCATGATGAACTGGAAAAATGTCAGAGTGAAATTTCTGAACTCAAGAGAGAGAATTTACTTTTGAAGGACACAatggagctgctcagtgctgagtTGGAGACACAGAAGCAAGAAGCTGCACAGCTTCAGGATAGAGATAAACAGCATAGAAG ACTTAAAGAATTAGAAGAAAAGTCAAAAAAGTGGGAGTCCAGGCCTGAAGATACACACCTTATAAACTGTCTGCAAGACAAATTAAGTGAGAGAGAAGAGATTATCAAGCAGCTGGTG gaaggaagaaaatgtcaGCATTCACTTGCAGCCAACACTGAATCTTACAGGAATCGGTCATTTTCTTTCAACCCCAATACAGCATGCCTGACTCCCTCCATGAAG cagaagaaaaaggttGAGGTGCCCAGTCGTGTTGTCAGTGTTCCGAATTTAGCTTCCTACGCAAAGAGCTTTTTGAGCTGTGACTTGAGATCAAAAAGAAGTGCTCCTCAAATAACAAAATCTACAAGCTTAGACCGGAGTTCTGGCTGCCTCAGGGTGGGCTCTCCATCTACACAGTCCTcagacagcactgctgccacaaG GACACATGGCAATGAATATGAACAAACGAACAATGAACAAACCAAAGATGACCAAAAACAAGACCCTCAACATCAAGAATGGCTTActaagtatttttcattttaa
- the MED28 gene encoding mediator of RNA polymerase II transcription subunit 28, producing MAGALGGMFGSQAPGPPPPGPPGPPGLIPPPAGPRNPNSTLVDELEASFEACFASLVSQDYVNGTDQEEIRTGVDQCIQKFLDVARQTECFFLQKRLQLSVQKPEQVIKEDVSELRNELQRKEALIQKHLSKLRHWQQVLEDISVQHKKPAEMPQGPLAYLEQASANIPAPMKQT from the exons aTGGCGGGCGCGCTGGGCGGAATGTTCGGCTCCCaggcgccggggccgccgccgccgggccctCCCGGCCCGCCCGGCCTCATCCCGCCGCCCGCGGGGCCGCGCAACCCCAACAGCACGCTGGTGGACGAGCTGGAAGCGTCCTTTGAG GCCTGCTTCGCCTCGCTGGTGAGCCAGGACTACGTGAACGGCACGGACCAGGAGGAGATCCGCACCG GTGTTGATCAGTGCATCCAAAAGTTTTTGGATGTTGCAAGACAAACTGAATGCTTTTTTCTACAAAAAAGACTGCAGCTATCAGTCCAGAAACCAGAACAAGTAATTAAAGAG GATGTTTCAGAATTAAGAAATgaattgcagagaaaagaagcatTAATTCAGAAGCATCTGAGTAAGCTGCGACACTGGCAGCAGGTCCTGGAAGACATCAGTGTACAGCACAAAAAGCCTGCAGAAATGCCTCAAGGTCCATTAGCTTACCTAGAACAAGCATCTGCAAACATTCCTGCTCCAATGAAGCAAACATAA